A DNA window from Danio aesculapii chromosome 1, fDanAes4.1, whole genome shotgun sequence contains the following coding sequences:
- the LOC130228823 gene encoding uncharacterized protein LOC130228823 gives MSASTDVESQSPATRSRSRCLDTFLVGSVIALFLMFGVAIAGALFFANHIERKMNARSSGESQESRSLASILDQTSSYKMQSFAYLEATNSQLETGVMPWKPVNYGEIQTVGSLYSFNQVQQALTVKEQGSYFLYVTLTFSCTHVCEPAQFDVIFPKESSHAVKPGEQHAWLTCSVQLSQDEGRENATVSKTCWNVITFTENENRLLAKAKTDFKHKQHNWKLELNHSGFGIFLIDGVKGALPS, from the exons ATGTCCGCGTCCACAGATGTCGAGAGCCAGTCGCCGGCCACGCGCTCCAGGAGCCGCTGTTTGGACACTTTCCTCGTCGGCTCCGTGATCGCGCTTTTCCTCATGTTCGGGGTCGCGATCGCGGGCGCGCTTTTCTTCGCTAATCACATCGAGCGCAAAATGAACGCGCGATCATCCGGAGAATCACAGGAATCTAGATCTTTAGCCAGTATCCTGGATCAAACGTCCTCTTACAAG ATGCAGAGTTTTGCATATCTGGAGGCCACTAACA GTCAACTAGAAACAGGAGTGATGCCTTGGAAACCTGTGAATTACGGAGAAATCCAGACCGTTGGCTCCCTCTACAGCTTCAATCAGGTACAACAAGCGCTGACAGTAAAGGAGCAAGGCAGCTACTTCCTTTACGTCACGCTTACCTTCTCATGCACACACGTGTGCGAGCCTGCCCAGTTCGACGTCATCTTTCCCAAAGAGTCCAGTCACGCAGTGAAACCCGGCGAACAGCATGCGTGGTTGACCTGCAGCGTCCAACTTTCTCAAGATGAAGGCAGAGAGAATGCAACCGTTAGCAAGACCTGCTGGAATGTCATCACCTTTACGGAAAATGAAAACCGGCTTTTGGCTAAAGCTAAGACTGATTTCAAGCATAAACAGCACAACTGGAAGCTGGAGCTCAACCACTCTGGCTTTGGGATATTTCTGATAGATGGAGTAAAAGGAGCACTTCCCTCGTGA